Proteins encoded together in one Ictidomys tridecemlineatus isolate mIctTri1 chromosome 3, mIctTri1.hap1, whole genome shotgun sequence window:
- the LOC120884066 gene encoding uncharacterized protein LOC120884066: protein MARAVAYQWDHLPQSSREDRRGPSVRSVETAFPAAPTKDALLPSRNGSLREAWTPRPGCHFPVPKPGQDGWRSRLGGSAAARAAGCRSPRGALEGAPAHPNPPGRAPRRRFPEPGRAAGASGAGLGRGRSWARRRGLRSSPPAALGLRGSRLGQAEHPRGDQPRRRGVFPREVVRAAATQRSLKDLTAPFLAVRPGDQAGFAGGPPERPPAR, encoded by the coding sequence ATGGCAAGAGCTGTGGCTTATCAGTGGGACCATCTGCCTCAGAGCAGCAGGGAGGATAGAAGGGGGCCCTCCGTCCGCTCCGTGGAGACGGCCTTTCCAGCAGCGCCTACTAAGGATGCTCTTCTGCCCTCCAGAAACGGTAGCCTCCGTGAGGCCTGGACCCCGAGGCCAGGGTGCCACTTCCCGGTCCCCAAGCCCGGCCAGGATGGCTGGAGGAGCAGACTGGGCGGCTCGGCGGCTGCCAGGGCGGCAGGTTGCCGCAGCCCGCGCGGGGCACTAGAGGGCGCCCCTGCCCACCCGAACCCTCCGGGGCGCGCCCCGCGCCGCAGGTTCCCGGAGCCGGGAAGAGCAGCGGGCGCCTCCGGggcggggctggggagggggcgcAGCTGGGCGCGGCGCCGGGGCTTGCGGTCCTCCCCGCCCGctgcgctggggctccgtggctCTCGCCTGGGCCAAGCTGAGCACCCGCGGGGCGACCAGCCGAGGCGCAGAGGCGTTTTCCCCCGCGAGGTGGTGCGTGCTGCGGCGACACAAAGGTCCTTGAAAGACCTCACCGCTCCCTTCCTGGCTGTCCGCCCAGGCGACCAGGCCGGGTTTGCGGGCGGCCCCCCGGAGCGTCCCCCGGCTCGCTAG